In one Paramormyrops kingsleyae isolate MSU_618 chromosome 18, PKINGS_0.4, whole genome shotgun sequence genomic region, the following are encoded:
- the LOC111837103 gene encoding nuclear receptor coactivator 6 isoform X3: MYSESGQGCSLEDDDGNHGSSLSCMGQEMESTVFIAFLGSMDDEDFQEKLDSILSGIPGLLQLDVERLRPLCVEPWNSVRVTFSVPRDAAERLRLMAQCSQQQLRDLGILSVQIEGEGAINVAFAQNRGLEVRVSGPTGAAAHMRMDGSFPMHMGPGVRVTNPSEPMVSQCPGMPPPGMVAGATGELLVRAALPHSPADSTNSMAFSPSMQHQQHQHQQSYHAQPARCPVLMLSVPTHMQSERQLNPVTLHFQHQRSQLTQPGGTCAPFNNQMPVPAGWSRLPSGVLQPPPTQGSMGGTWRNGLQQVQVTQHPSVLIPRQPPPPYPSGSQQAGQIFNAMGQQQQPGPQFMAPQPNGLQRPAGPQVPAPPLPYATHQGHLSSKSPVSSPSPFRQPSPPKPGQNQAHLGPRLPHAISSPGRMVFSQQCGASPPDVMVTSQQIQVAQVPHAGSGGALNSPSTLSHMQGSHDQNDFIQSNQSGMASQPLGSTTSQGNHTSFAGQVVQGQVGGETVVTRPQHSNPGLMGNQNFNVGLQQGMTPPTLLGKGQLMGNQGNQSMMKQPNAMMTEMMMGQQQQQSAPQQIQQQQQQQQQQHMEKQQYQQMMQQFQSQQQLQHQHQITQQQVQQTQHEKMQQHLIQQLQQLQQSPVNGNADQTAGLHPALVQFQQQLEPFPQQDVQQHTRSLGDNTIISEEMPLQQALPDLENQHPQIATTQSMLVGSSQFSGHGMPFDPHFPGQMSMGDQCVQTGGFTVNNDITLTSPLLVNLLQTDVSANHVGPSGKQGVTNQSKAKKKKTPSKKKAKGNAGSLAQAEVALCGLDPQNSVEVQLMHGDQGPGIDPTGSHLPDLPNRPTGFPGQLGDQRALHQIPIQFVQQQKLQSLQVPLGQVGRMSQGQQLGQTQVNPHQFQPQQKIQQQQQQHHQLNHQQQQMIMLMRQQEQAKNRMPLSQGVLYTADGQRMPVSQQGNMPVMINLRGNGSVPPSPDKPRGLPFMMNPQVTARRIPVPDSVRGSPSLNSDEASGIHVLPTNTSNETGSGVPHMVLNQGCDLQPMKSGTSPKPQRQGASPQKLQQQQPQQAGTMPASHSLHFTSISPSSQGSRPKTPNPASPRPYHNPLPETSRPPSTEPSEINLSPERLNASIAGLFPPKINIPLPPRQSNLNRGFDQQGLNPTTLKAIGQAPTNMNSLVNGNNNNQLSFLEASNRAIPGGKPGSPVRRASPSNSRHASSASTRKTVPSPGRQKGTKTSLSSPTHQQPPVNNANATIRHTPMHPSSQDVPEIQNPFHDRHGYPTDMTREGQGIQPVKHQFSQLTSDPPRENVISPPCGECVIGEPEIQDVKKAERTEALSQQGPKPNSSVALRDVPTSSNQLLDSSLPDTTSVKPDQDHTSEGNMSENESTVGDKSQLHSDVTTLTENEQEVKSKLSSATSPKLNPYVHQNLITVVSSSSGITSSSCPKSINSSISGSHPSVTINQNLGPNSTTNSLTSSAVLQSVTSGASVPSNQITIFVSSNSISSSVNTTSSGVPALVSAVVTAPNEGSAPWEGGAMLTTTAHNSCSPQFPTTPVLINSILQDPASSIPHGTNVMSLPVTAVGSVKLSTDLQLAQVPTSAQSPVNGIHNNQAGHELVAQVKMPSNQVAAVGNVYHSQQPFPGTLKQEKDSAEEVALKHNPLGQLSLCLNTAKASSVSKPLLPAKLCSSPGTAAHSQENPISTTVSLSKSSPRQVLMTESTEVPSLTVEKVDEQAIQVSEVAGQSDHTSRSILPHSSHPAGQSEILEGHQSTSPPKQPPQPVPELPFPPNFSPADTADPGPVLVSSGAISAPPSPDGEQSPPAVVETSRPAPESIQAVEPRLNSAQHTGDDGGAALTENGDAVGEPEKSNPASRRSSWAEEEPDEGAPSPLEVPDGGQRKRMEKPGTGSASVICTTATGQDTNTGAGPTQAKRRKSK, encoded by the exons ATGTACTCTGAGTCTGGGCAGGGCTGTAGTCTGGAAGATGATGACGGTAACCATGGAAGCAGCTTGTCCTGTATGGGGCAGGAGATGGAATCCACAGTCTTCATCGCCTTCCTGGGAAGTATGGACGATGAAGACTTCCAGGAAAAACTTGACAGCATCTTGAGCGGTATACCTGGCTTACTGCAATTAG ATGTGGAGAGACTGCGCCCCCTATGTGTGGAGCCGTGGAACAGCGTCCGCGTGACCTTCAGCGTCCCCCGAGATGCCGCCGAGCGTCTTCGCCTGATGGCCCAGTGCAGCCAGCAGCAGCTGCGAGACTTGGGCATCCTGTCCGTGCAGATCGAGG GGGAGGGAGCCATAAATGTTGCCTTTGCGCAGAATAGAGGTCTGGAGGTCAGGGTCAGTGGACCCACTGGAGCGGCCGCCCACATGAGGATGGATGGGAGTTTCCCGATGCACATGGGTCCAG GTGTGCGGGTGACCAACCCCTCTGAGCCAATGGTTTCCCAATGCCCAGGAATGCCCCCCCCAGGGATGGTGGCAGGGGCCACTGGCGAGTTACTGGTGAGGGCTGCCCTTCCTCACTCCCCGGCAG ACTCAACGAACTCCATGGCCTTCAGTCCCTCCATGCAACACCAGCAACATCAGCACCAACAGTCTTATCATGCTCAACCAGCTCGCTGCCCAGTCCTCATGCTCTCTGTGCCTACCCACATGCAGTCCGAACGGCAACTAAACCCAGTGACCTTGCACTTTCAACACCAGAGATCCCAGCTCACGCAGCCAGGGGGCACTTGTGCTCCATTCAACAATCAGATGCCCGTTCCGGCTGGATGGAGCCGGCTCCCGTCTGGTGTCCTGCAGCCGCCACCCACCCAGGGGTCCATGGGTGGGACCTGGAGGAATGGGCTTCAGCAAGTTCAAGTGACACAGCACCCCTCAGTTCTAATTCCAAGACAGCCTCCACCTCCGTACCCCTCTGGGAGTCAGCAAGCTGGCCAGATCTTCAATGCCATGGGGCAGCAACAGCAACCAGGACCCCAATTCATGGCCCCGCAGCCAAACGGCCTCCAAAGGCCAGCTGGACCACAAGTCCCTGCGCCTCCACTACCCTATGCAACTCACCAGGGTCACCTCAGCTCAAAGTCCCCTGTTTCTTCCCCTTCTCCTTTCCGACAACCCTCTCCCCCAAAGCCGGGACAGAATCAGGCCCACCTGGGCCCCCGGCTGCCACACGCCATCAGCTCTCCAGGCAGGATGGTGTTCAGCCAGCAGTGTGGTGCTTCTCCTCCAGACGTCATGGTCACCTCCCAGCAGATCCAGGTGGCCCAGGTCCCCCATGCTGGATCGGGAG GAGCTCTCAATTCTCCATCTACCCTGAGTCATATGCAAGGGTCACATGATCAGAATGACTTCATACAAAGCAACCAGAGTGGCATGGCTAGCCAACCACTGGGGTCCACCACCTCCCAGGGCAATCACACCTCCTTTGCTGGCCAGGTGGTTCAAGGCCAAGTCGGGGGAGAGACAGTTGTCACCAGGCCTCAACATTCAAACCCGGGATTGATGGGCAACCAGAACTTCAATGTGGGCCTACAACAAGGGATGACTCCACCCACATTACTAGGAAAAGGGCAGCTTATGGGCAACCAGGGGAACCAGTCAATGATGAAGCAGCCAAATGCTATGATGACAGAGATGATG ATGGGTCAACAACAGCAGCAGTCGGCTCCGCAGCagatacaacaacaacaacaacaacagcagcagcaacataTGGAAAAACAGCAGTACCAGCAGATGATGCAGCAGTTTCAATCCCAACAGCAACTCCAGCATCAGCATCAGATAACACAGCAACAGGTTCAACAGACACAGCATGAGAAGATGCAACAGCATCTAATTCAGCAGCTGCAGCAACTCCAACAGAGTCCAGTGAATGGCAATGCCGACCAAACAGCAGGCCTTCATCCAGCACTTGTGCAGTTTCAACAGCAGCTGGAACCGTTTCCGCAGCAGGATGTTCAGCAGCACACACGGTCACTTGGGGATAACACTATCATCTCAGAGGAGATGCCTCTGCAACAGGCATTGCCTGACCTAGAGAACCAGCATCCACAGATAGCAACTACCCAGTCAATGCTGGTAGGGAGTAGTCAGTTCTCTGGCCATGGGATGCCCTTCGACCCCCATTTTCCAGGACAGATGAGCATGGGAGACCAGTGCGTGCAGACCGGTGGGTTCACGGTCAACAACGACATCACGCTCACAAGTCCCCTTCTGGTCAATCTCCTTCAGACTGACGTCTCGGCAAATCACGTTGGCCCTAGCGGAAAGCAAGGGGTTACAAACCAAtcaaaagcaaaaaagaaaaaaaccccgagcaaaaaaaaagctaaagGTAATGCAGGATCATTAGCACAAGCAGAAGTTGCCCTTTG TGGACTTGACCCTCAGAACTCTGTGGAGGTGCAGTTGATGCATGGGGACCAGGGACCTGGAATAGATCCCACTGGATCCCATCTGCCAGACCTCCCCAACAGACCTACAG GGTTTCCAGGTCAACTGGGAGATCAAAGGGCTTTACATCAAATACCCATTCAGTTTGTGCAACAGCAGAAATTGCAGAGTCTGCAGGTGCCCCTGGGTCAAGTTGGACGAATGTCCCAAGGCCAACAATTAGGTCAGACCCAGGTCAATCCACACCAGTTCCAGCCTCAACAAAAgatccagcagcagcagcagcaacatcaCCAGCTGAATCACCAACAGCAGCAGATGATAATGCTCATGAGGCAGCAAGAACAAGCTAAAAATAGAATGCCTCTCTCCCAGGGAGTCCTGTATACAGCAGATGGCCAGAGGATGCCTGTTtctcagcagggaaacatgCCAGTAATGATTAACCTACGAGGCAATGGCAGTGTCCCACCATCCCCTGACAAACCGAGGGGACTTCCCTTCATGATGAACCCACAGGTAACTGCGAGAAGGATTCCTGTCCCTGATTCGGTACGGGGAAGTCCATCACTGAATTCAGATGAAGCCTCCGGAATACACGTTCTGCCGACTAACACTTCTAATGAAACAGGAAGTGGTGTGCCACATATGGTTCTTAATCAAGGTTGTGATCTTCAGCCGATGAAGTCAGGGACTTCGCCAAAACCACAGCGTCAAGGAGCAAGTCcccagaagctgcagcagcaaCAGCCGCAGCAGGCTGGCACGATGCCAGCTTCACATAGCCTTCATTTCACCAGCATTTCGCCCAGCTCACAGGGCTCCAGGCCCAAGACACCCAACCCAGCTAGTCCCAGGCCATATCACAATCCACTTCCCGAAACCAGTCGGCCACCTAGCACTGAGCCCTCTGAGATCAATCTCTCCCCAGAGAGATTAAATGCTTCAATAGCTGGTCTCTTTCCACCAAAGATAAACATTCCTTTACCTCCTAGGCAGTCTAATCTTAATCGAGGATTTGACCAGCAGGGCCTTAACCCCACGACCCTGAAAGCCATTGGGCAAGCCCCTACCAATATGAATTCACTAGTGAATGGCAACAACAATAATCAGCTGTCTTTTCTTGAGGCTAGCAATAGAGCGATCCCAGGTGGGAAACCTGGAAGCCCGGTGAGAAGAGCCAGCCCAAGCAACAGTAGACATGCTAGCTCAGCGTCAACCCGCAAGACAGTACCTAGCCCTGGACGCCAGAAAGGCACTAAAACGTCCCTATCTTCCCCGACACACCAGCAGCCCCCGGTTAATAATGCAAATGCAACGATTCGCCATACGCCCATGCACCCTTCTTCTCAAGATGTGCCTGAGATCCAAAATCCGTTCCATGATCGCCATGGCTACCCCACTGACATGACTCGTGAAGGACAAGGAATACAACCTGTGAAGCATCAGTTTTCCCAGCTTACAAGTGACCCTCCAAGGGAGAATGTTATAAGTCCTCCATGTGGCGAATGTGTTATTGGAGAGCCAGAAATTCAGGATGTAAAAAAAGCAGAACGGACTGAGGCTTTATCTCAACAGGGACCTAAACCCAATTCTTCAGTAGCTCTGAGGGATGTCCCAACCTCTTCAAATCAGCTGTTGGACAGTTCGCTTCCAGACACAACTTCTGTAAAACCTGACCAGGATCATACTTCAGAGGGAAATATGAGTGAAAATGAAAGCACTGTGGGTGACAAAAGCCAACTGCACTCTGATGTCACCACCcttacagaaaatgaacaagaaGTGAAGTCTAAACTCAGTTCAGCTACAAGTCCCAAACTTAACCCATATGTCCATCAAAACCTCATCACTGTTGTCAGTTCCAGTTCAGGCATTACTTCCAGTTCATGTCCAAAGTCAATCAACAGTTCCATTTCCGGTTCTCACCCTAGTGTCACCATTAACCAAAACCTTGGCCCTAACTCTACCACTAACTCCTTGACAAGTTCTGCAGTCTTGCAGAGTGTCACCTCAGGTGCCTCCGTTCCTTCCAACCAAATCACTATCTTTGTCTCCTCAAATTCCATTAGTTCTTCTGTGAACACAACTTCTAGTGGAGTCCCAGCCTTAGTCTCTGCTGTAGTTACTGCTCCTAATGAAGGTTCTGCACCCTGGGAAGGAGGAGCCATGCTTACTACAACTGCACATAACTCTTGTTCCCCTCAGTTTCCAACAACTCCTGTCTTAATCAACTCAATTCTTCAGGATCCTGCTTCTTCCATTCCCCACGGTACAAATGTTATGTCCCTACCAGTAACTGCAGTGGGGTCAGTAAAACTGTCAACAGATCTCCAGCTCGCACAAGTGCCTACATCAGCTCAGTCTCCTGTAAATGGCATTCACAACAACCAGGCAGGTCATGAACTTGTTGCACAGGTCAAGATGCCCTCAAACCAAGTTGCTGCTGTTGGCAATGTTTACCATTCTCAACAGCCATTCCCTGGAACCCTAAAGCAGGAAAAAGATTCAGCTGAAGAAGTTGCACTAAAGCATAATCCACTTGGGCAGCTATCTCTATGTCTCAATACAGCGAAGGCATCCTCTGTCTCCAAGCCCCTGTTACCGGCTAAACTGTGTTCCAGCCCAGGAACTGCTGCTCATTCTCAAGAAAACCCCATATCTACTACAGTTTCCTTGTCCAAGAGCAGCCCAAGGCAGGTGCTCATGACTGAATCAACTGAAGTTCCGTCCCTCACTGTAGAGAAAGTGGATGAACAAGCAATTCAAGTTTCTGAGGTTGCAGGACAATCGGACCATACATCCAGAAGTATACTACCTCACTCTTCCCATCCGGCTGGCCAGTCAGAGATTCTTGAGGGACACCAATCCACTTCTCCTCCAAAACAACCTCCCCAACCTGTTCCAGAGCTCCCCTTTCCCCCTAACTTTTCCCCAGCAGACACTGCTGATCCTGGACCAGTTTTAGTCAGCTCTGGAGCCATATCAGCACCACCCTCCCCAGATGGGGAGCAGAGCCCACCTGCAGTGGTTGAAACCAGCCGACCGGCTCCAGAAAGCATCCAAGCTGTAGAACCCAGGTTAAACAGTGCACAGCATACTG GAGATGACGGCGGAGCAGCTTTAACCGAGAATGG ggATGCTGTGGGTGAACCAGAGAAATCCAACCCTGCAAGCCGACGCAGCTCATGGGCAGAGGAGGAGCCAGATGAAGGGGCTCCTTCGCCACTGGAGGTGCCTGATGGAGGACAAAGGAAAAGGATGGAGAAGCCGGGAACTGGGTCTGCCTCCGTCATCTGTACCACCGCCACTGGACAAG ATACAAACACTGGAGCAGGTCCTACCCAGGCCAAGCGGAGGAAATCAAAATGA